One window of Ralstonia pickettii DTP0602 genomic DNA carries:
- a CDS encoding 3-ketoacyl-ACP reductase: MSQLCKDRVVLITGAGRGIGREYALEFARQGAKVVVNDLGGRGDGGGAASGPAQEVVAEIRAAGGEAIANFDDVADWAGAERMIRAAIDTFGGLDVLVNNAGILRDRTLVNMTEEDWDAVIRVHMRGTFAPSRHAAAYWREESKAGRQRAARLINTSSSSGLYCNPGQSNYGAAKAGIAAMSVIAARELDRYGVTVNAIYPTAMSRLTEDIFATRRTEFTAGAAPGFDPLDAGNVAPLVAWLGSVESGEVTGRVFGVRGGRITVAEGWHAGPRIEQSGRWDAAELGRHIPALVRQAAANADTSGEIPSA; this comes from the coding sequence ATGTCACAGCTTTGCAAGGACCGCGTCGTCCTCATCACCGGCGCCGGCCGCGGCATCGGGCGCGAGTACGCGCTGGAATTCGCCCGCCAGGGCGCCAAGGTAGTGGTCAACGACCTGGGCGGGCGCGGCGACGGCGGCGGTGCCGCCAGCGGCCCGGCCCAGGAAGTGGTCGCCGAGATCCGCGCTGCCGGCGGCGAGGCCATCGCCAACTTTGACGACGTGGCCGACTGGGCTGGCGCCGAGCGCATGATCCGCGCCGCCATCGATACCTTCGGCGGCCTCGACGTGCTGGTCAACAATGCCGGCATCCTGCGCGACCGCACGCTGGTCAACATGACCGAGGAAGACTGGGACGCCGTCATCCGCGTGCACATGCGCGGCACCTTCGCGCCGTCGCGGCACGCGGCCGCCTACTGGCGCGAGGAATCCAAGGCCGGGCGCCAGCGCGCCGCGCGCCTGATCAACACCAGTTCGTCGTCGGGCCTGTACTGCAACCCGGGCCAGTCCAACTACGGCGCGGCCAAGGCCGGCATCGCCGCGATGTCGGTGATCGCCGCGCGCGAACTGGACCGTTACGGCGTCACCGTCAACGCGATCTACCCGACCGCCATGAGCCGGTTGACCGAGGATATCTTCGCCACGCGCCGCACCGAGTTCACCGCCGGTGCCGCGCCCGGCTTCGATCCGCTCGATGCCGGCAACGTCGCGCCGCTGGTGGCGTGGCTGGGCAGCGTCGAATCCGGCGAGGTGACCGGGCGCGTGTTCGGCGTGCGCGGCGGCCGCATCACGGTCGCCGAAGGCTGGCATGCCGGCCCGCGCATCGAGCAGTCCGGACGCTGGGACGCCGCCGAGCTGGGCCGGCATATCCCGGCGCTGGTCCGGCAGGCGGCGGCCAACGCCGACACCTCGGGCGAAATCCCGTCCGCCTGA
- a CDS encoding lipid-transfer protein codes for MSEKVLVAGVGMIPFAKPGASLSYTEMGAEATRRALADAGIGYEHVQQAFAGYVYGDSTCGQTALYEVGMTGIPIINVNNNCSTGSTALYLARKAIECGDADCVLALGFEQMQAGALKSHWDDRPVTRARFQPIMHGLTADMAHLPQALRTFGGAGREHMQRYGTSMETFAAVRAKASRHAANNPLALFRKVVSTEDVMNDVELLPGVMTRLMACPPTCGGAAAILVSERFASKHGLRTDVQIVAQALTTDPPASFDPPSMLNYVGTHMTRAAANKVYEQAGIGPEDIDVCELHDCFAHNEVISYEALGFCPEGGAEKFVRDGDNTYGGKVVVNPSGGLLSKGHPLGATGLAQCYELTHQLRGTAEQRQVPDVKLALQHNLGLGGACVVTLYGKN; via the coding sequence ATGAGCGAGAAAGTCCTGGTTGCCGGCGTCGGCATGATCCCTTTCGCCAAGCCCGGCGCGAGCCTGAGCTACACCGAAATGGGCGCCGAAGCCACACGCCGCGCGCTGGCCGACGCCGGCATCGGTTACGAGCACGTGCAGCAGGCGTTTGCCGGCTACGTCTACGGCGATTCGACCTGCGGGCAGACCGCGCTGTATGAAGTCGGCATGACCGGCATCCCCATCATCAACGTCAACAACAACTGCTCGACCGGCTCGACCGCGCTCTACCTGGCGCGCAAGGCGATCGAGTGCGGCGATGCCGACTGCGTGCTGGCGCTGGGCTTCGAGCAGATGCAGGCCGGCGCGCTGAAGTCGCACTGGGATGACCGTCCCGTCACGCGCGCCCGCTTTCAACCGATCATGCACGGCCTGACCGCCGACATGGCACACCTGCCGCAGGCGCTGCGCACCTTCGGCGGCGCCGGCCGCGAGCACATGCAGCGCTACGGCACCAGCATGGAGACCTTTGCCGCGGTGCGCGCCAAGGCCAGCCGCCACGCCGCCAACAACCCGCTGGCGCTGTTCCGCAAGGTCGTCAGCACCGAAGACGTAATGAACGACGTCGAGCTGCTGCCGGGCGTGATGACGCGCCTGATGGCCTGCCCGCCGACCTGCGGCGGTGCCGCGGCGATCCTGGTGTCCGAGCGCTTCGCCAGCAAGCACGGGCTGCGCACCGACGTGCAGATCGTGGCGCAGGCGCTCACCACCGATCCGCCCGCCTCGTTCGACCCGCCCTCGATGCTGAACTATGTCGGCACGCACATGACGCGCGCCGCCGCCAACAAGGTCTACGAGCAGGCCGGCATCGGCCCCGAGGATATCGACGTGTGCGAACTGCACGACTGCTTCGCCCACAACGAAGTGATCTCCTACGAGGCCCTCGGCTTCTGCCCCGAAGGCGGCGCCGAGAAGTTCGTGAGGGACGGCGACAACACCTACGGTGGCAAGGTAGTGGTCAACCCGTCGGGCGGCCTGCTCTCCAAGGGCCATCCGCTGGGCGCTACCGGACTGGCGCAGTGCTACGAGCTCACCCATCAGCTGCGCGGCACCGCCGAGCAGCGCCAGGTGCCGGACGTGAAGCTGGCCCTGCAGCACAACCTCGGCCTGGGCGGCGCCTGCGTGGTGACGCTGTACGGCAAGAACTGA
- a CDS encoding acyl-CoA dehydrogenase, whose amino-acid sequence MEIIRTVYREDHEMFRETARRFFERECLPRQAAWDQAGVVDRETWRKAGREGLLCVTVPEEYGGGGGDFGHSAVLAEEYHRSGISGPSFSVHSDITAPYIVRLGTEEQKRKWLPEICRGEKILAIAMTEPGSGSDLKSIRTTAVRDGDEFVINGSKTFISNGLNADMVVVVCKTDPSAGAKGVSLIMVEADRAGFRRGRKLEKVGQHAADTAELFFDNVRVPVGNLIGNENGGFIHLMEELPQERLIIAVYCAAKLERQLELTLQYVKDRRAFNQTVWDFQNTKFKLADVKAQAVAVRTMVDYYIGKHMTCKLSLQEAAIAKLFATETMWKCIDDMVQLHGGYGYMLEYPIARAFVDMRVTRIFGGTSEVLRDLIARKL is encoded by the coding sequence ATGGAAATCATTCGCACCGTCTACCGCGAAGACCACGAGATGTTCAGGGAAACGGCGCGCCGCTTCTTCGAGCGTGAATGCCTGCCGCGCCAGGCGGCCTGGGACCAGGCCGGCGTGGTCGACCGCGAGACCTGGCGCAAGGCCGGCCGCGAGGGTCTGCTGTGCGTCACCGTGCCGGAGGAGTACGGCGGCGGAGGCGGCGATTTCGGCCACTCCGCCGTGCTGGCCGAGGAATACCACCGCTCCGGCATTTCCGGGCCGAGCTTCTCGGTGCACTCGGATATCACCGCGCCCTACATCGTGCGCCTGGGCACCGAGGAACAGAAGCGCAAGTGGCTGCCCGAGATCTGCCGTGGCGAGAAGATCCTGGCCATCGCCATGACCGAGCCCGGCAGCGGCTCCGACCTGAAGTCGATCCGTACCACCGCCGTGCGCGACGGCGACGAATTCGTCATCAACGGCAGCAAGACCTTTATCTCCAACGGCCTGAATGCCGACATGGTCGTGGTGGTCTGCAAGACCGATCCGTCCGCGGGCGCCAAGGGCGTGAGCCTGATCATGGTGGAAGCCGACCGCGCGGGCTTCCGCCGCGGACGCAAGCTGGAGAAAGTGGGCCAGCACGCCGCCGATACCGCCGAGCTCTTCTTCGACAACGTGCGCGTGCCGGTCGGCAACCTGATCGGCAACGAGAACGGCGGCTTCATCCATCTGATGGAAGAACTGCCGCAGGAGCGCCTGATCATCGCCGTCTACTGCGCCGCCAAGCTGGAGCGCCAGCTCGAGCTGACGCTGCAGTACGTGAAGGACCGCCGCGCCTTCAACCAGACCGTGTGGGACTTCCAGAACACCAAGTTCAAGCTGGCCGACGTCAAGGCGCAGGCGGTGGCGGTGCGCACCATGGTCGACTACTACATCGGCAAGCACATGACCTGCAAGCTGTCGTTGCAGGAGGCTGCCATCGCCAAGCTGTTCGCCACCGAGACCATGTGGAAGTGCATCGACGACATGGTGCAGCTGCACGGCGGCTACGGCTACATGCTCGAATACCCGATCGCGCGCGCCTTTGTCGACATGCGCGTGACCCGCATCTTCGGCGGCACCAGCGAAGTGCTGCGCGACCTGATCGCGCGCAAGCTCTGA
- a CDS encoding LuxR family transcriptional regulator (K03556: malT; LuxR family transcriptional regulator, maltose regulon positive regulatory protein) codes for MPHAGARPAATSPAPPAHSDSVVSTVAPTRLVPPRGARPLMPREALLARLTEARRQRCVVIQGPAGCAKTSTLVAWRQALLKLDFDVAWLSLEAEDNNLAAFFNGLVASLATVDAAIVRDAWLLMGRDGNQSAAEHWVITLVRAIAARKRELVLMLDDVHHLDDPGALLALRWLIDYAPPQLHVVLASRTAPPLSLARLRSQGLLSTFGLADLRFSAQESARFLQDQLGRIEAHDAGRLHELTDGWAAGLQLFAIDLKGKRGGAYRPVEVRDAQAFAHYFEREVLVRLDVGDLHLLTRMAVCHRFCGALCATLLGRPDAAAEINARLTHLASDDLFIAQVGNARHGETWYRLHPLLREVLLGRLDKLPHDELATIHEAAWQWFRAHGDIDEAVRHAVLAGDANAAAELVHGCAHSLLARGELSQLAALMRQLPAEQVRARFGLLLVQAHLQMYAGDVDGMHDSLQRMQAQPERLGPRERYAMALLRGSIALQRDDSDGVAMLLPELQRIPAGADDFTLTGRGNILSWMHIFRGEYELARRVIEDGAPCDGAPRGTLLGRCMGGMTHAVEGKVLVAERVFQEVLTEADQRGPAYAGVACMAAALLGETLYELDDVGTAASLLEARMDVLGRISIPDTVLRALLALSGSRWLAGDRAGALALLDCLERCGQRRRADRLVAAALYQRSRRLLEDGNIDGADGALLRLEALAARHAGAVRSTAWEVRVHADLARIGMCLHHNDFDGALSRLEPLAALSEAGGRWSRVASVRVLMALAHHGRRDAAAARRQLVDALRIGHRHGLVRSLLDASPQVPAMLAALAGDDTLDPVLAFYAQRLVDAAGPAARVIAEAQPEVAARLASLSEREQEVLGLLAQAMPNKKIARILNVSLDTVKWHLRNVYAKLEVAGRDEAVARLRDAGATRQPAPAP; via the coding sequence ATGCCCCACGCCGGAGCGCGCCCCGCAGCGACATCCCCCGCACCTCCCGCCCATTCCGACAGCGTCGTTTCTACCGTCGCCCCGACCCGGCTCGTGCCACCGCGCGGCGCCCGCCCGCTGATGCCGCGCGAGGCGCTGCTGGCGCGCCTGACCGAAGCGCGCCGCCAGCGCTGCGTGGTGATCCAGGGTCCCGCCGGCTGCGCCAAGACAAGCACGCTGGTGGCGTGGCGGCAGGCATTGCTGAAGCTCGATTTCGACGTGGCATGGCTGTCGCTGGAGGCGGAGGACAACAACCTGGCAGCGTTCTTCAACGGACTGGTGGCCAGCCTCGCGACCGTGGACGCGGCCATCGTGCGCGATGCCTGGCTGCTGATGGGGCGCGATGGCAACCAGTCCGCGGCGGAGCACTGGGTAATCACACTGGTACGCGCCATTGCCGCCCGTAAGCGCGAATTGGTGCTGATGCTGGACGACGTCCACCACCTGGACGATCCCGGCGCGCTGCTGGCGCTGCGCTGGCTGATCGACTATGCGCCGCCGCAGCTCCATGTGGTGCTGGCATCGCGCACCGCGCCGCCGCTGTCGCTGGCGCGGCTGCGCTCGCAAGGGCTGCTGTCCACTTTCGGGCTGGCCGACCTGCGTTTCTCGGCGCAGGAGTCGGCGCGCTTCCTGCAGGACCAGCTTGGCCGCATCGAGGCGCATGACGCCGGCCGCCTGCATGAACTGACCGACGGCTGGGCTGCGGGGCTGCAGCTCTTTGCCATCGACCTGAAGGGCAAGCGCGGCGGCGCCTACCGCCCGGTCGAGGTGCGCGACGCGCAGGCCTTTGCGCACTACTTCGAGCGCGAAGTGCTGGTTCGGCTGGACGTGGGCGACCTGCACCTGCTGACCCGCATGGCGGTCTGCCACCGCTTCTGTGGCGCGCTGTGCGCGACGCTGCTGGGCCGGCCCGACGCGGCCGCGGAGATCAACGCCCGGCTGACGCACCTGGCGAGCGATGACCTCTTTATCGCGCAGGTCGGCAATGCCCGCCACGGCGAAACCTGGTACCGGCTTCACCCGCTGCTGCGCGAAGTGCTGCTCGGCCGCCTGGACAAGCTGCCGCACGATGAACTGGCGACAATACATGAGGCGGCCTGGCAGTGGTTCCGTGCACATGGCGATATCGACGAAGCCGTGCGGCACGCCGTGCTCGCAGGTGACGCCAACGCGGCCGCGGAACTGGTGCACGGCTGCGCGCACAGCCTGCTGGCGCGCGGCGAACTGAGCCAGCTTGCGGCGCTGATGCGGCAACTTCCCGCCGAGCAGGTTCGGGCCCGCTTCGGCCTGCTCCTGGTGCAGGCCCACCTGCAGATGTACGCGGGCGACGTCGACGGCATGCATGACAGCCTGCAGCGGATGCAGGCCCAGCCCGAGCGCCTGGGTCCGCGCGAGCGCTACGCCATGGCGCTGCTGCGCGGCAGCATCGCTCTGCAGCGCGACGATTCCGACGGCGTGGCCATGCTGCTGCCCGAACTGCAGCGCATACCCGCCGGCGCCGACGACTTTACCCTGACCGGGCGCGGCAACATCCTGTCGTGGATGCACATCTTCCGCGGCGAATACGAGCTGGCCCGGCGCGTGATCGAAGACGGCGCCCCCTGCGACGGCGCCCCGCGCGGCACGCTTCTCGGGCGTTGCATGGGCGGCATGACCCACGCCGTCGAAGGCAAGGTGCTGGTGGCCGAGCGCGTGTTCCAGGAAGTGCTGACCGAGGCCGACCAGCGCGGACCCGCGTATGCCGGCGTCGCCTGCATGGCGGCGGCGTTGCTCGGCGAGACCCTGTATGAGCTTGACGATGTCGGCACCGCGGCCAGCCTGCTGGAGGCGCGCATGGACGTGCTGGGGCGCATCTCCATCCCCGACACCGTGCTGCGGGCGCTGCTGGCACTGTCCGGCAGCCGCTGGCTCGCGGGCGACCGCGCCGGCGCGCTGGCCCTGCTGGATTGTCTGGAGCGCTGCGGACAGCGCCGCCGTGCTGACCGGCTGGTGGCAGCCGCGCTGTACCAGCGCTCGCGCCGCCTGCTGGAAGACGGCAATATCGATGGGGCCGACGGCGCCCTGCTGCGGCTCGAAGCGCTGGCCGCCCGGCATGCCGGCGCGGTGCGCAGCACCGCCTGGGAAGTGCGCGTCCACGCCGACCTGGCACGCATCGGCATGTGCCTGCACCACAACGACTTCGACGGGGCGCTGTCGCGGCTGGAACCGCTGGCGGCGCTGTCCGAGGCCGGCGGGCGCTGGTCGCGCGTGGCCAGCGTGCGCGTGCTGATGGCGCTCGCGCACCACGGCCGCCGCGACGCCGCCGCGGCCCGCCGCCAACTGGTCGACGCGCTGCGCATCGGCCACCGCCACGGCCTGGTGCGCAGCCTGCTCGACGCCTCGCCCCAGGTGCCGGCGATGCTGGCCGCACTTGCCGGCGACGACACCCTCGACCCGGTGCTGGCGTTCTACGCGCAGCGGCTGGTCGACGCAGCCGGGCCGGCCGCACGCGTTATCGCCGAGGCCCAGCCAGAAGTAGCGGCCCGCCTCGCCAGCCTCAGCGAGCGCGAGCAGGAGGTGCTGGGGCTGCTCGCCCAGGCCATGCCCAACAAGAAGATCGCGCGTATTCTCAATGTGTCGCTCGACACGGTGAAGTGGCACCTGCGCAACGTCTACGCCAAGCTCGAAGTCGCCGGCCGGGACGAAGCGGTTGCCCGGCTGCGCGATGCCGGGGCAACGCGCCAGCCCGCGCCCGCGCCATGA
- a CDS encoding amidase (catalyzes the hydrolysis of a monocarboxylic acid amid to form a monocarboxylate and ammonia~K01426: E3.5.1.4, amiE; amidase [EC:3.5.1.4]), whose product MTLATHPARAFMPYPGAAVPHAASGPLQGLTFAVKDLFDVAGYPTGGGNPHVLARSGIKTTTAPAVRRLLDAGAAFVGKTHTDELAFSMNGQNAHYGRPVNGAAPDRITGGSSSGSAAAVSNGLCDFALGSDTGGSVRAPASHCGLFGIRPTHGRISLERCLPLSESLDTCGFFAGDIGTFARVANVMFGADPAPLPTTPRLLIATDLFTQPTPEAREALEPAIARIEAALGKASPVTAADRPLSELWWAFRYVQGWEAWQSDGALIEQYGLELGADVAARFAFSKAVTRTQLEEASAVRRDFTAYLGRLLGQDGVLVLPTMPDIAPLRAEPIESLETYRNLAAHTLCLTPLTGFPQLSLPLAGRDGAPLGISLLGPAGSDRSLVALAEAIMAKQA is encoded by the coding sequence ATGACGCTTGCCACCCATCCCGCCCGCGCCTTCATGCCCTACCCCGGCGCCGCCGTCCCGCACGCCGCCAGCGGCCCGTTGCAGGGCCTGACCTTCGCCGTCAAGGACCTGTTCGACGTGGCCGGTTACCCGACCGGCGGCGGCAACCCGCACGTGCTGGCGCGCTCAGGCATCAAGACCACCACGGCGCCGGCCGTGCGGCGGCTGCTGGACGCCGGCGCCGCCTTCGTCGGCAAGACCCACACCGACGAGCTGGCCTTCTCGATGAACGGCCAGAACGCCCACTACGGCCGCCCGGTCAACGGCGCGGCGCCGGATCGCATCACCGGCGGCTCGTCGTCGGGCTCGGCCGCGGCCGTGTCCAACGGGCTGTGCGACTTTGCGCTAGGCTCCGACACCGGCGGCTCGGTGCGCGCACCGGCCAGCCACTGCGGCCTGTTCGGCATCCGGCCCACGCACGGGCGCATTTCGCTGGAGCGCTGCCTGCCGCTGTCCGAAAGCCTGGATACCTGCGGCTTCTTCGCGGGCGACATCGGCACCTTCGCGCGCGTGGCCAACGTGATGTTCGGCGCCGACCCGGCACCGCTGCCAACCACGCCGCGCTTGCTGATTGCGACCGACCTCTTCACCCAGCCGACGCCCGAGGCGCGCGAGGCGCTGGAGCCGGCCATCGCAAGGATCGAGGCCGCGCTCGGCAAGGCGTCGCCGGTGACGGCAGCCGACCGGCCGCTGTCCGAACTGTGGTGGGCATTCCGCTACGTGCAGGGATGGGAGGCGTGGCAGAGCGACGGCGCACTGATCGAGCAATATGGACTGGAGCTTGGCGCCGACGTCGCGGCGCGCTTCGCCTTCTCCAAGGCCGTCACGCGCACGCAACTGGAAGAAGCCAGCGCCGTGCGCCGCGACTTCACTGCGTACCTGGGCCGGCTGCTGGGCCAGGACGGCGTGCTGGTGCTGCCGACCATGCCTGATATCGCCCCGCTGCGCGCCGAGCCGATCGAGTCGCTGGAGACCTACCGCAACCTCGCCGCCCACACGCTGTGCCTGACGCCGCTGACCGGCTTCCCGCAACTGAGCCTGCCGCTGGCGGGCCGCGACGGCGCCCCGCTCGGCATCTCGCTACTCGGGCCCGCCGGCAGCGACCGCAGCCTGGTCGCGCTGGCCGAGGCTATCATGGCGAAACAGGCGTGA
- a CDS encoding peptide ABC transporter substrate-binding protein (K02031: ABC.PE.A; peptide/nickel transport system ATP-binding protein), giving the protein MSATPQNNPPGAPMISVRDLRVTFSGGGKTIRAVNGVSLDVGAGEAVALIGESGSGKSVTLRALMRLHPPRRTRVEGQVRVDGADVTSLDKHALSRLRGGTMAMVFQEPLLALDPVYTVGQQIVECIRTHDKVSAAEARERALKALESVRIPSPERRLATYPHEMSGGMRQRAMIALALSARPKILLADEPTTALDATVQIQVLILLRELQRELGLSIVFVTHDIGAAVEIADRVAVMYGGRIVEEGPIRTIMREARHPYTIALLQSRQHGMERGQRLQTIGGAPPDLASLPPGCTFAPRCAHARPACLAEVPQPVIVGYGHRVSCVLATEPAVATAA; this is encoded by the coding sequence ATGTCCGCAACCCCGCAAAACAACCCGCCCGGCGCGCCGATGATCTCGGTCCGCGACCTGCGCGTCACCTTCTCCGGCGGCGGCAAGACCATCCGTGCCGTCAACGGCGTCTCGCTCGACGTCGGCGCCGGCGAGGCGGTGGCCCTGATCGGCGAATCCGGCTCGGGCAAGAGCGTCACGCTGCGCGCGCTGATGCGCCTGCACCCGCCGCGCCGCACGCGCGTGGAAGGCCAGGTCCGTGTCGACGGCGCCGACGTCACGTCGCTGGACAAGCACGCGCTGTCGCGCCTGCGCGGAGGCACCATGGCGATGGTGTTCCAGGAGCCGCTGCTGGCGCTGGACCCCGTCTACACCGTCGGCCAGCAGATCGTCGAGTGCATCCGCACCCACGACAAGGTCTCAGCCGCCGAGGCGCGCGAGCGCGCACTGAAGGCGCTCGAGTCCGTGCGCATCCCCAGCCCGGAACGGCGCCTGGCCACCTATCCGCACGAGATGTCGGGCGGCATGCGCCAGCGCGCGATGATCGCGCTGGCGCTGTCGGCGCGCCCCAAGATCCTGCTGGCCGACGAGCCCACCACCGCGCTCGACGCCACCGTGCAGATCCAGGTGCTGATCCTCCTGCGCGAACTGCAGCGCGAGCTGGGCCTGTCCATCGTCTTCGTCACCCACGATATCGGCGCCGCGGTGGAGATCGCCGACCGTGTCGCCGTGATGTACGGCGGGCGCATCGTCGAGGAAGGTCCGATCCGCACCATCATGCGCGAGGCACGCCACCCGTACACCATCGCGCTGCTGCAAAGCCGCCAGCATGGCATGGAGCGCGGCCAGCGGTTGCAGACCATCGGCGGCGCCCCGCCCGACCTTGCCTCGCTGCCGCCCGGCTGCACCTTCGCGCCGCGCTGCGCGCATGCGCGGCCGGCATGCCTGGCCGAGGTGCCGCAACCGGTCATAGTCGGCTACGGCCATCGCGTGAGCTGCGTGCTGGCCACTGAGCCGGCGGTCGCCACGGCGGCATAA
- a CDS encoding peptide ABC transporter ATP-binding protein (K02032: ABC.PE.A1; peptide/nickel transport system ATP-binding protein) has protein sequence MPALMQAPPPPAGRDVGGPAQPLVIAHQLVKHFPIKSGVPGLRKRAASVRAVDGVSFDVLKGETLGVVGESGCGKSTTARLLMQLTGQDSGELIFDAQGVGSAQLPLKQFRSQVQMVFQDSYSSLNPRLTIEESIAFTPRVHGVPAREATERARYLLQRVGLEPARFAGRYPHELSGGQRQRVNIARALALRPRLVILDEAVSALDKSVEAQVLNLLLDLKAEFDLTYVFISHDLNVIRYLCDRVMVMYLGEVVEIGDTETIYRRPAHPYTRALLASMPSMDPDRRTEVAPLAGDPPNPINPPSGCSFHPRCAMAQDVCARREPQLTDVVAGHTVSCLLATAP, from the coding sequence ATGCCAGCACTGATGCAGGCCCCTCCTCCCCCGGCCGGCCGCGACGTCGGCGGCCCGGCCCAGCCACTGGTGATCGCCCACCAGCTGGTCAAGCACTTCCCGATCAAGTCCGGCGTGCCGGGGCTGCGCAAGCGCGCCGCGTCGGTACGCGCCGTCGACGGCGTCAGCTTCGACGTGCTCAAGGGCGAGACCCTTGGCGTGGTCGGCGAGTCCGGCTGCGGCAAGTCCACCACCGCGCGCTTGCTGATGCAGCTCACCGGGCAGGACAGCGGCGAACTGATCTTCGACGCGCAGGGCGTGGGCTCGGCGCAGTTGCCGCTGAAGCAGTTCCGCAGCCAGGTGCAGATGGTGTTCCAGGACAGCTATTCGTCGCTGAACCCGCGCCTGACCATCGAGGAATCGATTGCCTTCACCCCGCGCGTGCATGGCGTGCCGGCGCGCGAGGCCACCGAGCGCGCGCGCTACCTGCTGCAGCGCGTCGGGCTGGAGCCGGCGCGCTTTGCCGGGCGCTATCCGCACGAGCTGTCGGGCGGGCAGCGCCAGCGCGTCAATATCGCCCGCGCGCTGGCGCTGCGCCCGCGGCTGGTGATCCTGGATGAGGCGGTGTCGGCGCTCGACAAGTCGGTGGAAGCGCAGGTGCTAAACCTGCTGCTCGACCTGAAGGCGGAGTTCGACCTGACCTATGTCTTTATCAGCCACGACCTCAATGTGATCCGCTACCTGTGCGACCGGGTGATGGTGATGTACCTGGGAGAGGTGGTGGAGATCGGCGATACCGAGACCATCTACCGCCGCCCGGCGCATCCGTACACGCGCGCGTTGCTGGCTTCCATGCCGTCGATGGACCCGGATCGCCGCACCGAGGTGGCGCCGCTGGCGGGCGACCCGCCCAACCCGATCAACCCGCCGTCCGGCTGCAGCTTCCACCCGCGCTGCGCCATGGCGCAGGACGTCTGCGCGCGGCGCGAGCCGCAGCTGACCGACGTGGTCGCCGGACATACGGTGTCCTGCCTGCTGGCCACCGCGCCCTGA